In one Deltaproteobacteria bacterium genomic region, the following are encoded:
- a CDS encoding phosphoenolpyruvate synthase has protein sequence MGVVQSSQAFEAGEERVGGKAIGLARLTNAQAPVPPWFVVATEAFHHHLKSNNIGDVIQKSLDVVKALDIKDPISLRTIGEQAEIIQAAIKDAPLDGALLDEITGSVKTLGDSELAVRSSMVGEDSAEHSFAGQLDSFLFQKTPEDVSRSLRACWASAFGDRSIAYHMRAGLPLDNMRVGVVVQRMIDGDVSGVMFTANPSNGRRDESLLTAAWGQGEGIVSGLCNTDEFVWEHTGKELSAQLVDKDIKVARTPDGSPGTVELEVDEAQRNVRCLDESLVNKICAEGLRVAENFGSAQDIEWTMEKGELYFVQSRPITSLPLPENKEGPLVVWDNSNIQESYCGVTTPMTFTFANRAYTLVYKQVLEVFGLPKPVIDEFEPNLRNMLGIVKGRIYYNINNWYRYLLIALPGFGTNKADMEKMMGLTDPVDLVEDQVLTTGEKIKRLPMIFRALWRLKSGYRDLPRSVPYFLNYFQNFYNKMDRKSFETASFSKLMELIDSLRTECLVHWHTPIINDFYVMQTNGKLARMLEKAGYDEPTAMQNSLISGEEGIESTEPTRFLMRMAKEARLNDAIGKLCIEGDPLTCIANLKESFPEYGAKIDDYVERYGDRTMGELKLETISLREDPSFVIEVIRNFIDRPDIDPDKLAANEKDLRYK, from the coding sequence GTGGTTGCAACGGAAGCTTTTCATCACCATTTGAAATCGAACAATATCGGCGATGTGATTCAAAAGAGCCTCGATGTGGTCAAAGCGCTTGATATCAAGGACCCAATCTCTTTGCGAACCATCGGAGAGCAGGCTGAAATTATCCAGGCTGCGATTAAAGATGCTCCATTGGATGGTGCATTACTCGATGAAATAACTGGTTCGGTGAAAACTTTGGGAGACAGTGAACTCGCAGTTCGAAGCTCTATGGTAGGCGAAGACAGTGCAGAGCACTCTTTCGCTGGGCAGCTTGATTCGTTTCTCTTTCAAAAAACGCCAGAAGATGTGAGCCGCTCGCTGCGTGCGTGTTGGGCTTCTGCTTTTGGTGATCGCTCCATTGCGTACCATATGCGCGCAGGGCTTCCACTGGATAACATGCGGGTTGGCGTTGTGGTGCAGCGTATGATTGATGGCGATGTGTCGGGCGTTATGTTTACGGCCAATCCATCTAATGGACGCCGGGACGAGTCTTTGCTGACGGCAGCTTGGGGCCAGGGCGAGGGAATTGTTTCTGGTTTGTGCAACACCGATGAGTTTGTGTGGGAACACACAGGTAAGGAGCTGAGCGCTCAGTTGGTGGACAAAGACATCAAGGTAGCTCGCACGCCAGATGGGTCACCCGGCACAGTAGAGCTTGAGGTAGACGAGGCGCAGCGTAATGTACGTTGTTTGGATGAGTCTTTGGTGAATAAGATTTGCGCCGAAGGGCTTCGGGTGGCGGAGAATTTTGGTTCCGCTCAAGATATCGAATGGACCATGGAGAAGGGTGAGCTTTATTTTGTTCAGTCCCGTCCCATTACGAGCTTGCCTTTGCCTGAGAATAAAGAAGGCCCGTTGGTTGTTTGGGATAACAGCAACATTCAAGAAAGTTATTGCGGTGTGACTACGCCCATGACCTTTACCTTCGCCAACCGGGCTTACACCTTGGTTTACAAGCAGGTACTTGAAGTTTTTGGTCTGCCGAAGCCAGTGATTGATGAGTTTGAGCCCAATCTTCGAAATATGTTGGGAATTGTAAAAGGCCGCATCTATTACAATATCAACAACTGGTACCGTTACTTACTTATCGCTTTACCGGGCTTCGGGACCAACAAAGCCGATATGGAAAAGATGATGGGTCTCACAGATCCAGTGGATTTGGTTGAAGACCAAGTGCTCACAACTGGCGAGAAAATCAAACGGTTGCCGATGATTTTCCGGGCGCTCTGGCGGCTTAAGAGCGGCTACCGCGACTTGCCAAGAAGTGTTCCTTATTTTCTGAATTACTTCCAAAATTTCTACAACAAGATGGACCGCAAGTCGTTTGAGACGGCTTCGTTTTCCAAGCTAATGGAGTTGATTGATAGTCTGCGGACGGAGTGCTTAGTGCACTGGCACACGCCGATTATCAACGATTTCTACGTTATGCAGACCAACGGTAAGCTTGCTCGTATGCTCGAGAAGGCAGGCTACGATGAGCCAACCGCCATGCAAAACAGTTTGATTTCTGGGGAAGAAGGTATTGAGTCGACCGAGCCTACGCGTTTTCTTATGCGCATGGCGAAAGAGGCGCGCTTAAACGATGCCATTGGGAAGCTCTGCATAGAGGGCGATCCACTCACCTGTATTGCCAACTTGAAAGAGAGCTTTCCCGAGTATGGCGCCAAGATAGACGATTATGTGGAGCGCTACGGTGACCGCACCATGGGCGAGCTAAAGCTTGAGACAATTTCGCTGCGCGAGGACCCAAGCTTTGTGATTGAGGTGATTCGCAACTTCATCGACCGCCCGGATATCGATCCCGATAAGTTGGCGGCGAATGAAAAAGATTTACGTTACAAGT